Proteins encoded within one genomic window of Kibdelosporangium phytohabitans:
- a CDS encoding relaxase/mobilization nuclease domain-containing protein: MIAKAPAKGKYGADTYGLLRYLFGPGKQNEHTNPHLVASWDPEWLSGGIFAARRRGWMARLAREIDAPMTGHDVTLPGGHVYHVALSIPRQDGELGDGRWRELAEDAVARLGFSPDGEGRAGCRWVAVHHGLSKDGNDHIHLAVNLVRGDGTVADTYRDWPRWRQWCLDVEQRLGLTPTSPANKTAAVRPTRAEVEKAARGPQPRPSRDFLRLVVRAAAAEAATAAEFVELLEREPLVSVHARWDSENRLTGCRVALFADLSASSEDGRVWFGGSRLAHDLSAPKLMHRWASTRGPADLNDTTGLSRDARVLDTAAEATHSAHLYVKALVEAEDTSAGSGGDDIAHAAADMLIAVSKAIDGPVSGPLSDAVAAYEWVAVAPHRVQPVRWKSVAVELRRAARSLLKAGVLSRRARTGPGAVALVLALVALVAEIAAWREQAGQLRQAAEARRAAGLLSSHSVVQGQRPSTAQLGSFKMPSPERAALARRLNQQPRASRPAIGGHEQARGSDRGRAR; encoded by the coding sequence GTGATCGCCAAGGCGCCGGCGAAAGGCAAGTATGGAGCCGATACTTACGGACTCCTGCGGTACCTCTTCGGTCCGGGGAAGCAGAACGAGCACACCAACCCGCATCTCGTGGCGTCGTGGGATCCCGAATGGCTCTCTGGCGGGATCTTTGCAGCTCGACGCCGAGGCTGGATGGCTCGCTTGGCCCGTGAGATCGATGCGCCGATGACCGGACACGACGTGACGCTGCCTGGCGGGCACGTCTACCACGTCGCGTTGTCGATCCCGCGCCAAGACGGAGAACTCGGCGACGGCCGTTGGCGTGAACTCGCGGAGGACGCTGTTGCCCGACTCGGATTCAGCCCCGACGGTGAGGGCCGCGCCGGCTGCCGATGGGTCGCAGTGCACCACGGTCTGAGCAAGGACGGCAACGACCACATCCACCTCGCGGTGAACCTGGTCCGGGGCGACGGCACCGTTGCCGACACCTACCGGGACTGGCCCCGTTGGCGGCAGTGGTGCCTGGACGTCGAACAGCGTCTTGGCCTCACCCCGACGTCACCGGCGAACAAAACAGCGGCAGTGCGTCCAACACGCGCCGAGGTGGAGAAGGCGGCGCGTGGGCCACAGCCTCGACCTAGCCGTGACTTCCTGCGCCTGGTGGTCCGTGCTGCTGCGGCTGAGGCTGCCACGGCGGCGGAGTTCGTTGAGTTGCTGGAGCGGGAGCCGCTGGTGTCTGTGCACGCGCGCTGGGATTCGGAGAATCGGTTGACCGGCTGCCGCGTGGCGTTGTTCGCGGACTTGAGCGCGAGCTCGGAGGACGGTCGGGTCTGGTTCGGCGGCAGTCGACTCGCCCATGATCTGTCCGCGCCGAAGCTGATGCACAGATGGGCCAGCACCCGCGGGCCGGCCGATTTGAACGACACAACAGGTTTGTCGCGCGACGCTCGTGTACTGGACACGGCTGCGGAGGCGACGCACAGCGCCCACCTCTACGTGAAGGCGCTCGTCGAAGCCGAAGACACCTCAGCTGGAAGTGGCGGCGACGATATCGCACATGCGGCGGCCGACATGCTCATCGCGGTGTCGAAGGCAATCGACGGACCAGTATCGGGACCGTTGAGCGATGCGGTGGCAGCCTATGAGTGGGTCGCTGTAGCGCCCCATCGCGTTCAGCCCGTTCGTTGGAAGAGCGTTGCCGTCGAGTTGCGCCGAGCGGCGCGCTCGCTGCTCAAGGCAGGTGTGTTGTCCAGGCGCGCTCGAACTGGCCCGGGAGCAGTAGCCCTCGTGCTCGCTCTTGTTGCACTTGTAGCCGAGATCGCGGCGTGGCGCGAGCAGGCAGGACAGCTGCGGCAAGCTGCTGAGGCGCGTCGGGCTGCCGGTCTTTTGAGCTCGCACAGCGTTGTCCAGGGGCAGCGTCCCTCCACAGCGCAACTCGGTTCCTTCAAGATGCCTTCACCCGAGAGGGCTGCCCTGGCCAGGCGGCTGAACCAGCAGCCCAGGGCAAGTCGACCCGCGATCGGAGGACATGAACAAGCGCGAGGCTCGGATCGCGGTCGGGCGCGGTGA
- a CDS encoding YdcF family protein, whose protein sequence is MATTMLPPDLRADVETLWGYHDMGHEPRRCDVGIGLGSHDLGVATYTAELYHQGMFPRVVFTGANAPTTIERFPRGEAVHYREHAITLGVPAEVISIETQATNTSQNLTNSRQILAEEGVRPESVMLISRPYQQRRAYATCRKVWPEINVMCSSQPLPLDEYIAGIDDVDRVINMLVGDTQRITEYARRGFAIEQDMPDNVVDAFQRLVAAGYTSRLI, encoded by the coding sequence ATGGCGACCACCATGCTTCCCCCAGACTTGCGCGCGGATGTCGAGACCTTGTGGGGATACCACGACATGGGTCACGAACCTCGACGCTGCGACGTTGGCATCGGCCTGGGCAGCCACGACCTCGGTGTCGCCACTTACACCGCCGAGCTTTATCACCAGGGCATGTTCCCGCGCGTTGTGTTCACCGGCGCCAATGCGCCCACCACGATCGAACGATTCCCTCGCGGTGAAGCCGTGCACTACCGCGAACACGCCATCACTCTCGGCGTGCCCGCCGAGGTGATCAGCATCGAGACCCAGGCCACCAACACCAGCCAGAACCTCACCAACAGTCGCCAGATTCTTGCCGAGGAGGGAGTCCGACCCGAGTCGGTCATGCTGATCTCCCGGCCGTACCAGCAGCGACGAGCCTATGCGACCTGCCGCAAGGTATGGCCTGAGATCAACGTCATGTGCTCGTCCCAACCGCTACCGCTCGACGAGTACATCGCCGGCATCGACGACGTCGACCGCGTGATCAACATGTTGGTCGGCGACACCCAGCGCATCACCGAGTACGCCCGACGAGGATTCGCCATCGAGCAGGACATGCCCGACAACGTGGTCGATGCGTTCCAGCGGCTTGTTGCGGCCGGGTACACCAGCCGCCTGATCTAA
- a CDS encoding helix-turn-helix domain-containing protein produces MRGMTDGMTIGERVAFYRQRRGLTQVVLAGLVGRTEDWLRKVEHDVLPLDRLSVLRRLAYALDVALGDLIGEPVLMAWADEPGRRTVPALRVALMDHRQFLTGPRPGEPIRLDSLAINIDEQWSDYQNSRYARLTQRLPLLITDAQAACQHYGTTSDDGLRAHALAAAAHQLATALLTKLGEADLAAISASRGLAAANTSGDILMIGSLYRSVSHALLSIGEFEQAIALTRAAADHLEPGLGTATPEYLSVYGMLHLAGAVASSRRDDRADTAAFLTEADQAASRLGRDANYLWTAFGPTNVKIHRVTAAMELGDVQVAVDLGPRVDTRSLPTERRVRHAIETTRAYVRWNRVDEALAVLLAAEQDAPEQVRYHRLSRILVREMIRLPRPATRAVELAYRMGVRGTDPRQP; encoded by the coding sequence ATGCGAGGAATGACCGACGGCATGACGATCGGGGAACGCGTCGCGTTCTACCGGCAGCGGCGGGGCCTGACCCAGGTCGTCCTGGCCGGGCTCGTGGGTCGCACCGAGGACTGGCTGCGAAAGGTTGAGCACGACGTGCTCCCCCTGGACCGACTCTCGGTGCTGCGCCGCCTTGCCTACGCGCTCGACGTCGCCCTCGGCGACCTGATCGGCGAACCAGTACTGATGGCCTGGGCAGACGAGCCCGGTCGGCGGACTGTCCCCGCACTCAGGGTGGCGCTCATGGACCACCGCCAGTTCCTGACCGGGCCGCGGCCAGGAGAGCCGATCCGGCTGGACTCTCTGGCCATCAACATCGATGAGCAGTGGAGCGACTACCAGAACTCTCGCTACGCCCGGCTCACCCAGCGCCTGCCACTCCTGATCACCGATGCCCAGGCTGCCTGTCAGCACTACGGCACCACCAGCGACGACGGGCTCCGCGCGCACGCACTCGCGGCTGCTGCCCACCAGTTGGCCACCGCGTTGCTGACCAAGCTCGGCGAGGCCGATCTCGCGGCGATCTCTGCGAGCCGTGGCCTTGCCGCCGCCAACACCAGCGGCGACATTCTGATGATCGGCTCGCTGTACCGGTCGGTGTCGCACGCCTTGCTCTCCATTGGCGAGTTCGAGCAGGCCATCGCGCTCACCCGAGCCGCCGCAGACCACCTCGAACCTGGCCTCGGCACCGCAACACCGGAGTATCTGTCGGTCTACGGAATGCTGCACCTGGCCGGCGCGGTCGCCTCATCCCGCCGCGACGACCGCGCCGACACCGCGGCGTTCCTCACCGAGGCCGACCAAGCCGCAAGCCGACTTGGCCGCGACGCGAACTACCTGTGGACCGCATTCGGCCCCACCAACGTCAAGATCCACCGGGTCACCGCCGCGATGGAACTCGGTGATGTTCAAGTCGCGGTCGACCTTGGTCCACGCGTCGACACCCGCAGTCTTCCGACTGAACGGCGCGTCCGCCACGCCATCGAGACCACTCGCGCCTACGTCCGGTGGAACCGCGTTGACGAAGCACTCGCTGTGCTCCTTGCCGCTGAGCAGGACGCACCTGAACAAGTCCGGTACCACCGGCTGTCCCGCATCCTCGTCCGCGAGATGATCAGACTGCCTCGTCCAGCCACCCGCGCCGTCGAGCTGGCTTACCGAATGGGTGTGCGCGGCACCGACCCTCGTCAGCCGTAA